From the Pseudoxanthobacter soli DSM 19599 genome, one window contains:
- the rpsL gene encoding 30S ribosomal protein S12, with protein MPTINQLIRNPRQAPAKRNKVPALEQNPQKRGVCTRVYTTTPKKPNSALRKVAKVRLTNGFEVIGYIPGEGHNLQEHSVVMIRGGRVKDLPGVRYHVLRGVLDTQGVKDRKQRRSKYGAKRPK; from the coding sequence ATGCCGACGATCAACCAGCTGATCCGCAACCCGCGGCAGGCTCCTGCGAAGCGGAACAAGGTTCCCGCGCTGGAGCAGAACCCGCAGAAGCGTGGTGTGTGCACGCGCGTCTACACGACGACCCCGAAGAAGCCGAACTCGGCGCTTCGTAAGGTCGCCAAGGTGCGCCTCACCAACGGCTTCGAAGTGATCGGCTACATCCCTGGTGAAGGCCATAACCTTCAGGAGCACTCGGTCGTCATGATCCGCGGCGGCCGCGTGAAGGACCTTCCGGGCGTGCGCTACCACGTTCTGCGTGGCGTGCTCGATACCCAGGGCGTCAAGGACCGCAAGCAGCGCCGTTCGAAGTACGGCGCCAAGCGGCCCAAGTAA
- the rpsG gene encoding 30S ribosomal protein S7: MSRRHSAEKREILPDPKFGDLVVSKFMNSVMRDGKKSAAESIVYGAFDIIRAKTRQEPIEVFHTALDRVMPQIEVRSRRVGGATYQVPVEVRTERRQALAIRWLISAARARNEKTMIERLSGELLDASNNRGTAVKKREDTHRMAEANRAFSHYRW, from the coding sequence ATGTCTCGTCGTCACAGCGCAGAGAAGCGGGAGATCCTGCCGGATCCGAAGTTCGGCGATCTTGTCGTGTCGAAGTTCATGAACAGCGTGATGCGCGACGGCAAGAAGTCCGCCGCGGAATCCATCGTTTACGGTGCGTTCGACATCATCCGCGCCAAGACCCGGCAGGAGCCGATCGAGGTGTTCCACACCGCGCTCGACCGCGTCATGCCGCAGATCGAAGTGCGGTCGCGTCGCGTCGGCGGTGCCACCTATCAGGTGCCGGTCGAGGTTCGCACCGAGCGTCGTCAGGCGCTGGCGATCCGCTGGCTGATCTCGGCCGCCCGTGCCCGCAACGAGAAGACCATGATCGAGCGTCTGTCCGGCGAGCTGCTGGACGCCTCGAACAACCGCGGCACTGCCGTGAAGAAGCGTGAAGACACGCACCGGATGGCGGAAGCCAACCGCGCGTTCTCGCACTATCGCTGGTAA